Proteins encoded together in one Osmia lignaria lignaria isolate PbOS001 chromosome 4, iyOsmLign1, whole genome shotgun sequence window:
- the Rpn6 gene encoding regulatory particle non-ATPase 6 — protein sequence MAGAMLFERAQAVSMTNRSEGISLLNEIVSDPSIGVTEDDEDNIRVKEQGILHLGELYKKEGKAKELAELIKATRPFLSLISKAKAAKLVRSLVDFFLDLEAGIGIEVQLCKECIEWAKEEHRTFLRQSLEARLIALYFDTGMYSEALQLGSALLKELKKLDDKQLLVEVQLLESKTYHALSNLAKARAALTSARTTANAIYCPPKMQAALDLQSGILHAADERDFKTAYSYFYEAFEGYDSVESPKALTALKYMLLSKIMLRTPEDVQSIMSGKLAVKYAGRDLDAMRAVAEASHRRSLADFQAAVKKYREELEDDVIVRAHLGSLYDAMLEQNLCRLVEPYSRVQVSHIATCISLPLAQVEKKLSQMILDKKLRGVLDQGEGVLIVFEDTPRDKTYEIALDTIHSMGKVVDTLYQKAKKLT from the exons ATGGCTGGAGCAATGTTGTTCGAAAGAGCACAAGCAGTCTCGATGACAAATCGTAGCGAGGGCATTTCACTTTTAAATGAAATCGTGTCTGATCCAAGTATCGGTGTTACCGAAGATGACGAGGATAACATTCGTGTGAAGGAACAGGGTATCTTACATCTTGGTGAACTTTacaagaaagaaggaaaagctAAAGAATTAGCGGAATTGATTAAAGCTACTAGACCATTTCTAAGTTTGATTAGCAAAGCCAAAGCTGCCAAACTTGTACGATCATTGGTAGACTTTTTCTTGGATCTGGAGGCTGGTATTGGCATTGAG GTTCAGTTGTGCAAAGAATGTATAGAGTGGGCAAAGGAAGAACATAGAACATTTTTAAGGCAATCGTTAGAAGCACGTTTAATAGCATTATATTTCGATACTGGTATGTATAGTGAAGCTTTACAGTTAGGATCAGCATTGCTGAAAGAGCTTAAGAAGCTGGATGACAAGCAACTCTTAGTGGAAGTTCAATTACTGGAAAGTAAAACTTATCACGCGTTAAGTAATTTAGCCAAAGCAAGAGCAGCTCTTACCAGCGCTAGAACAACTGCTAATGCAATTTATTGTCCTCCTAAAATGCAAGCTGCTTTGGATTTACAATCTGGCATTTTACATGCTGCGGATGAGCGAGATTTTAAAACTGCATATTCTTATTTTTACGAGGCATTTGAGGG CTACGACAGCGTCGAAAGTCCAAAGGCTTTAACGGCTTTAAAATATATGTTATTGTCAAAAATTATGTTACGCACACCGGAAGATGTTCAATCTATTATGTCCGGAAAATTAGCTGTTAAATACGCTGGACGAGATTTAGACGCGATGCGTGCGGTTGCCGAAGCGAGTCATCGCCGTTCTCTAGCAGACTTTCAAGCAGCCGTAAAAAAATATCGCGAAGAACTAGAAGACGATGTAATCGTGCGCGCTCATCTGGGCTCTCTCTACGATGCGATGCTTGAACAAAACTTATGCCGCTTGGTCGAACCTTATTCACGCGTACAG GTCAGTCATATCGCAACCTGTATATCATTGCCACTCGCGCAAGTGGAAAAGAAACTTTCACAAATGATACTGGATAAAAAACTGAGGGGTGTCCTCGATCAAGGGGAAGGAGTCTTAATCGTTTTTGAAGACACCCCTCGCGATAAGACTTATGAAATTGCATTAGATACGATACACAGCATGGGCAAGGTCGTCGATACTCTTTACCAAAAAGCAAAAAAACTCACTTAG
- the LOC117603231 gene encoding transmembrane protein 17 isoform X1 codes for MWKHPVMVKGIINRTFSKSMYRKRNKTKSSLPFQMALYINLWLFPVWLLIVITNLDVKYDSLTNIYKLIGLMVFLILLISEILKLYLGYIGNLAGKIPELASCWFISLLIQLPLEMFLLLDHELLPQYSETIINCVMVFLLVVEIFTGIIALKNLADYRAKTFYLMQLYNGYTCNKYEFKHK; via the exons atgTGGAAACATCCAGTAATGGTGAAGGGTATCATCAATCGGACATTCTCTAAGTCAATGTATCGTAAAC gTAACAAAACCAAATCCAGTTTGCCTTTTCAAATGGCCTTATATATAAATCTTTGGTTATTTCCAGTGTGGCTACTGATTGTTATTACAAACTTGGATGTTAAA TATGATagtttaacaaatatttataaattaataggtCTAAtggtatttttaatattgttaatatcAGAAATTCTAAAGTTATATTTGGGATACATTGGAAATCTTGCTGGAaag ATTCCAGAATTGGCTAGTTGTTGGTTCATTTCACTACTGATACAACTTCCTTTGgaaatgtttcttcttcttgaccaTGAGCTGTTACCACAGTATAGTGAAACAATCATAAATTGTGTTAtggtttttcttcttgttgttgaaatttttactggTATAATTGCTCTTAAAAATTTAGCAGATTATCGTgctaaaacattttatttgatgCAACTGTATAATGGATATACGTGTAACAAATATGAATTTAAACATAAGTAA
- the LOC117603230 gene encoding pleckstrin homology domain-containing family A member 8 encodes MLSPTLSNENNKGMLESEMKLLFPEIIDDKIKTLEFLFAARGIVRIVDKLGKVFAPVKYDIQGNIDKLATRYATNKEKNTTLQDMILIEIATETATNFIATDALMWLTRGLHMFLLFFEKIVQDAKTGTPTEDLVAFLKKSYKEALEPYHGWMAQQLFDLLSRMVPTRSQLLRVLANEQADNKNGIVINDMEIYLIHLRRNVSVIQSFYKTHNLENIV; translated from the exons ATGCTGTCTCCTACCTTGAGCAATGAAAATAACAAAGGTATGCTAGAAAGTGAAATGAAACTTTTGTTCCCAGAAATCATCGATGACAAGATAAAGACCCTCGAATTTTTATTCGCGGCACGTGGTATTGTGCGAATTGTAG ataAACTTGGCAAAGTTTTTGCTCCGGTTAAATATGATATTCAGGGTAACATCGAC AAACTCGCTACAAGATACGcaacaaacaaagaaaaaaatacaaccCTACAAGACATGATTCTAATTGAAATAGCTACCGAAACAGCCACCAATTTCATTGCTACAGATGCTTTAATGTGGTTAACTCG agGATTACacatgtttttattattttttgaaaaaattgttcaaGATGCTAAAACAGGAACACCAACGGAAGATTTAGTAGCATTTCTAAAAAAGTCTTACAAAGAAGCCCTAGAACCATACCATGGATGGATGGCACAACAACTTTTTGAT ctaCTTTCGCGTATGGTTCCTACTCGTTCCCAACTTTTACGGGTACTTGCCAACGAACAAGCTGACAACaaaaatggtattgttattaacgaTATGGAAATCTATTTGATCCATTTGCGACGCAACGTTTCGGTAATACAGTCATTTTACAAAACacataatttagaaaatatagtatag
- the LOC117603231 gene encoding uncharacterized protein LOC117603231 isoform X2, with product MWKHPVMVKGIINRTFSKSMYRKRNKTKSSLPFQMALYINLWLFPVWLLIVITNLDVKV from the exons atgTGGAAACATCCAGTAATGGTGAAGGGTATCATCAATCGGACATTCTCTAAGTCAATGTATCGTAAAC gTAACAAAACCAAATCCAGTTTGCCTTTTCAAATGGCCTTATATATAAATCTTTGGTTATTTCCAGTGTGGCTACTGATTGTTATTACAAACTTGGATGTTAAA gtCTAA